A single region of the Rhodococcus sp. W8901 genome encodes:
- a CDS encoding transposase family protein, protein MTIFRQSLDRVAAPKASTTRRCARWILQRLAIGKMPVSAVARALGLGWDTVNAFTYATPCTSSDSHPGVSCGEAP, encoded by the coding sequence GTGACGATCTTCCGGCAGTCCCTCGACCGGGTCGCCGCACCGAAAGCGTCGACGACCAGGCGGTGTGCCCGCTGGATTCTCCAGCGGTTGGCGATCGGCAAAATGCCGGTGTCCGCGGTCGCCCGCGCTCTCGGGTTGGGTTGGGACACCGTCAACGCGTTCACTTACGCAACGCCCTGCACAAGCTCGGATTCACATCCCGGCGTCAGCTGCGGGGAGGCGCCTTGA
- a CDS encoding class I SAM-dependent methyltransferase, with translation MDTSHDVLSFEPKEPAPTPETFRPHPLRGPFNALFFTALDRYLDHLLRPHKRSLFDNLPPTVVELGPGVGANLRYLRPGTRLIAVEPNPAMHDRLRARAARARIDLELHNTGAERLDLPDESVDAVISSLLLCTVSDPVAVLTEVHRVLRPGGRYAFLEHVAAPDGTALRRLQRATRRPWSWTFEGCSCERDLRADVEAAGFAGTTVEAYRLRSPFLQVNTQIAGVAVKAPPRS, from the coding sequence ATGGACACCAGCCACGATGTGCTGTCCTTCGAGCCGAAGGAGCCTGCGCCGACACCGGAGACGTTTCGGCCCCACCCGCTCCGCGGGCCGTTCAACGCGCTGTTCTTCACCGCGCTCGACCGGTACCTGGATCACTTGCTTCGGCCACACAAACGATCCCTCTTCGACAACCTTCCCCCCACGGTCGTCGAGCTCGGGCCCGGTGTGGGGGCCAACCTGCGCTACCTCCGCCCCGGCACCCGGCTGATCGCCGTCGAGCCGAATCCGGCCATGCACGATCGTCTGCGGGCGCGAGCCGCCCGCGCCCGGATCGATCTCGAACTGCACAACACCGGCGCCGAACGGCTCGATCTGCCCGACGAGTCGGTGGACGCGGTGATATCCAGCCTTCTGCTCTGCACCGTGTCCGACCCCGTCGCCGTCCTCACCGAGGTCCACCGCGTCCTGCGCCCCGGCGGACGCTACGCATTCCTGGAACACGTCGCCGCTCCGGACGGCACAGCGCTCCGCCGCCTGCAGAGGGCCACGCGCCGGCCGTGGAGTTGGACCTTCGAGGGCTGCTCCTGCGAGCGGGACCTGCGGGCAGACGTCGAGGCCGCCGGATTCGCCGGGACGACCGTCGAGGCCTACCGGCTGCGCTCACCCTTCCTGCAGGTCAACACCCAGATCGCCGGCGTCGCCGTCAAGGCGCCTCCCCGCAGCTGA